AGATAATTTATCCATAAATCAATTTCAGTAGATGCAAACATCACTACTCACACCCGATAAAGACCCGATGGGCGCGGCAATCGCCGATTATTATGCAAATGGGAAAGCGACTAAACTTCGTGTATTCTCTTCTATGTTTGACGAAGATGAAATACCGGTCAAGCAGCTGTTTCGTTGCTTTGAAGAAATGCCGGCGACGGAACAGGAAGCCCTTCGTCTGAGTAGCGGAAAGATACTCGACGTCGGTGCCGGCAGCGGATGCCACTCACTTGCCTTGCAGGAAATGGGGAAAGAGGTGAAGGCCATCGACATCTCTCCACTCTCGGTCGACATCATGCAGAAGAGAGGAGTGAAAGATGCCAGCTTGCAGAACTTCTTCAGCGAGCAGTTCACAGGTTCGTTCGACACGATCCTATTATTGATGAACGGTTCGGGAATTGTAGGTAAGATCAGTAATCTTCCGGCTTTCTTTCATACACTGAAACGCCTGCTGGCACCGGGAGGCTGCCTGTTAATGGATTCTTCCGACCTGCGTTACCTGTTTGAAGACGAAGATGGCAATCTCGAAATAGATATGGAAGACGATTATTACGGCGAAGTAGATTTTCGCATGCAATATAAGAACATCAAAGGCGATCGGTTCGATTGGTTATACATAGATTTTCAAACGCTCAGCCTGCATGCCGCCAACAATGGGTTTAAAGCTGAAAAGATACAGGAAGGGGAACACTATGATTATCTGGCTAAAATTAGCAGCATATAAACCAGTATTTTATAGATTATTTAGAAGAATAATATATCCAGCTTCATTATCTTTGCGAAAATAAATACTTTAGAGAGCTCTTTTATGAAACTAACGATACGTATTTTTTGCCTTTTATTTTTCATTGCGACATTTGCGGAAGCAGCAACCCATAGGAAAATACCTTCCTACGAAAAATATATAAAGACATACAGCGCCCTGGCTGTGGAACAACAAAGACAATACCGGATCCCTGCCAGTATTACGCTTGCACAGGGATTGCTTGAATCCGGTGCCGGTCAAAGCGACCTGGCACGCCGTTCGAACAACCACTTCGGCATCAAATGTCACTCGGACTGGCGTGGCGGACGTGTATATCATGACGATGACCTGCGCGGAGAATGTTTCCGGAAGTACAAACGGGTGGAAGATTCGTATGAAGATCATTCCAAATTTCTGAAACGCTCGCGTTATGAATCATTGTTCCGTTTGAAGATCACCGATTACAAAGGCTGGGCGAGAGGTCTTCAGAAGTGTGGTTACGCCACCGACCGTGCTTATGCGAACAAATTAATCAAAGTTATTGAAGATTACGAGCTCTATCGTTACGATTCAGGAAAAATACAGAAACCGACACATCAGGAAAAGAAAAAACAAAAATATCCGTCAGTCAGCTACACAATCTACAAAACATTCGGATTGCTGTATGTCTATGCCAAAGAGAATGACAGCTTCGACCAAATAGCACGCAACCTGGACTTCAGCGTCAGAGAACTGAAAAAGTTCAATGAAGTGCCGGAAGACTTCCCGTTGCAGAAAGGTGATATCGTCTATTTGGAAAAGAAGAAGAAAAAGGCAGACAAACCTCATTACGACCATGTTGTACAAATCGGAGAATCCATGCACAGCATCGCACAGAAATACGGAATACAGATCAAGAGCCTGTATAAGATGAATAAAAAAGACAAAGATTACGTTCCTGAAGAAGGAGATGTGCTTAAACTTAGATAAGTAACATAAAAAAATAGTATCTTTGCAGCCAAATATGTAAAAACAATGAGTGACCAACGTTACAACCTTCGCGGTGTATCCGCTTCAAAAGAAGATGTTCACAATGCAATAAAGAACATCGACAAGGGTATATTCCCTAAAGCATTTTGTAAGATCATCCCCGATATATTAGGCGGTGATCCTGAATATTGCAACATTATGCATGCTGACGGAGCCGGAACGAAATCATCCCTGGCTTACATGTACTGGAAAGAAACCGGTGACCTGTCTGTATGGAAAGGTATTGCCCAGGATGCACTGATCATGAACATCGACGACTTGCTGTGTGTAGGCGCAGTAGACAATATACTTGTTTCTTCCACCATCGGACGTAATAAACTGTTGATCCCGGGAGAAGTAATCTCCGCCATCATCAACGGAACGGACGAACTGCTGGCCGAACTGCGCGAAATGGGCGTAGGCTGCTATGCAACCGGAGGCGAGACTGCCGATGTGGGCGATCTGGTTCGCACCATCATTGTAGACAGCACCGTAACCTGCCGCATGAAACGTGCGAATGTGGTTGACAACAGTAATATACAAGGTGGAGACGTAATTGTCGGCATGGCTTCTTACGGACAAGCCACCTACGAAAAAGAATATAACGGCGGAACCGGCAGCAACGGTCTGACCTCTGCACGCCACGACGTATTTGCCAAATATCTGGCAACAAAATATCCGGAAAGTTATGATGCAGCCGTTCCCGGCGAACTGGTTTATTCGGGCGGACTGAAACTGACCGACCAGATCGAAGAACTGGGTATCGATGCCGGTAAACTGGTGCTCTCTCCTACCCGCACATACGCTCCTGTGATCAAAGTGTTGCTGGACAAACTGCGTCCGCAGATCCACGGTATGGTACACTGCTCCGGCGGAGCACAAACCAAAGTGATGCACTTTGTAGAAAACAAACGTGTGACAAAGAACAACCTGTTCCCTGTCCCTCCTCTTTTCCGTATCATTCAGGAACAGAGCGGAACGGATTGGAGCGAAATGTATAAAGTGTTCAACATGGGTCACCGTATGGAAGTTTACCTGTCACCTGAACATGCTGAAGAAGTGATCAGCATTGCCAAGAGCTTCAACATCGATGCACAGGTAGTTGGCTTCGTGGAAGAAGCAGATAAAAACGAATTGATCATTGAAAGCGAAAAAGGTCGCTTCGTATATTAATCTGATAAATGGCCGATAATAGTTTATTAGGAAGACTGGACGGATTAGTGAGCCGTTTTGAAGAAGTCGGGACTCTGATCACCGACCCGGCAGTGATTGCCGATATGAAACGGTTTGTAAAGCTCAATAAAGAGTACCGCGATCTGGAGAAGATCGTGGCTACCCGTAGCGAATATGTCAATACATTAAATGGAATAAAAGAAGCACGCCAATTACTGGAAACGGAGCAGGACCCCGAAATGAGGGAGATTGCCCGTGAAGAACTGGATACGTGCAATGCCCGTATTCCGGAGCTGGAAGAGGAGATCAAGTTACTGCTTGTCCCCAGCGATCCGGAAGACGACAAGAATGCCATCGTTGAAATACGCGGCGGAACAGGAGGCGATGAAGCTGCCCTGTTTGCCGGCGACTTGTATCGTATGTATATGAAGTACTGCGAAACCAAAGGATGGAAAGTCGCCCTGTCGAGTTGCAGCGAAGGTTCATCGGGCGGATATAAGGAAATAATCTTTACCGTCAGCGGTGAAAAAGCATACGGTACGCTTAAATATGAATCGGGTGTACACCGCGTTCAGCGCGTGCCCAGCACAGAGACACAGGGACGTGTACACACTTCAGCAGCCACCGTGGCCGTGCTCCCCGAAGCAGACGAGTTTGATGTTGAAATTAATGAAGGTGAAATTAAATGGGATACTTTCCGCTCGGGAGGTGCCGGCGGCCAGAATGTGAATAAGGTTGAATCAGGCGTGCGCTTGCGTTATGTCTGGAAAAACCCGAACACCGGCGTGAGCGAAGAGATCCTGATCGAATGTACGGAGACGCGTGACCAGCCGAAAAACAAGGAACGCGCGCTCACCCGCCTGCGTTCTTTTATCTATGACAAAGAACATCAGAAATACCTGGACGACATTGCCAACAAACGCAAGACAATGGTTTCGTCGGGCGATAGATCCGCGAAGATCCGGACATACAACTATCCGCAAGGACGTATCACCGATCATCGTATCAACTACACAATTTATAACTTATCTGCTTTCATGGATGGCGATATACAATCCTGCATCGACCAACTGACCGTTGCCGAAAATGCAGAACGTCTGAAAGAGGCCGAACTATAACAGTTTCACTATTTGACACAAGACAAGATGAACAAGCAACAATTATTCGAGAACATCAAAAAGAAACAATCTTTCCTTTGCGTTGGATTGGATACCGATATAAAGAAAATCCCGCAGCATTTACTTTCTGAAGAAGATCCGATCTTCACTTTCAACAAAGCGATTATAGATGCTACAGCCGACTATTGCGTAGCTTACAAACCCAATCTGGCTTTCTACGAAAGTCTGGGTGTGAAAGGAATGCTTGCATTTGAAAAGACAGTCACTTACCTGCGTGAGAATTATCCGGACCAGTTCATTATTGCTGACGCGAAACGTGGCGACATCGGTAACACTTCCGAGATGTATGCCCGCTCTTTCTTCGATCATATCAAAGTTGATGCCGTAACAGTAGCACCTTATATGGGTGAAGATAGCGTGAAACCGTTCCTGATCTATCCGGAAGCATGGGTGATCCTGCTGGCTCTGACATCCAACAAGGGGTCACTGGATTTCCAAATGACAGAAGATGCCAACGGCGAACGTCTGTTTGAAAAAGTATTGAAGAAATCGCAGGATTGGGCTACCGACGAACAGATGATGTACGTTGTCGGCGCGACACAGGGAAAAATGTTCCTGGATATCCGCAAACATGCCCCCAACCATTTCCTTTTAGTACCGGGTGTCGGTGCACAGGGAGGCAGTCTGCAGGAAGTTGCCCAGTACGGAATGAACGATCAGTGCGGTTTGCTTGTTAATTCTTCACGTGCGATCATTTACGTAGATAAATCAGAAAAATTCGCATCATTTGCCCGTGAAGCAGCACAGGCTGTACAGCGTGAAATGGCAGGATATCTGCATGATAAGGGAATTATTCCCTGCAAAGCATAGGCTATCCCAATAATTTTCACCATTTTTGCAAACTGCTTTGTTCTTAGTGGAGCAGTCTCAATTCAAATACAATATAACAAAATAAGTAATGGAGTTATCAGCCCAACAAATAGCGGACTTTCTTGGCGGAACCGTTGATGGCAACCCTGAAGTGAAAGTCAGCAACTTCTCAAAAATAGAAGAAGGACAACCCGGAACACTGACGTTCCTGGCAAATCCTAAGTACGAACATTATATCTATAATACAGAAGCGAGCATTGTTCTGGTGAATAACGACTTTTCTCCGGCTGAACAAGTTACCGCTACTTTAGTAAAAGTAGAAAATGCTTATTCTGCTCTTGCCATGTTACTCAACCTGGTAGAACAGTCCAAACCTAAAAAGACCGGAGTTTCTTCAACCGCGTTCATCGCAGCCTCTGCCACACTGGGAGACGATTGCTTTGTCGGCAATTTTGCCTATATCGGCGAAAATGTCCGGCTGGGGAAGAACTGCCTGATATATCCTAACACATATATCGGTGATAACGTGACTATCGGAGATAACTGCATTCTTTATCCGCACACGACCATCTACAACGGATGTAAGATCGGTAATAACTGTATCCTGCATGCCGGTTCGGTAATTGGTTCGGACGGATTCGGGTTTGCTCCCGAAGGAGAAAATTACAAGAAGATCCCGCAGTTGGGAAATGTCGTGCTGGAAGACAATGTTGAAGTTGGTGCCAACACGACGATCGACCGTGCCGTAATGGGTTC
This is a stretch of genomic DNA from Parabacteroides chongii. It encodes these proteins:
- a CDS encoding class I SAM-dependent methyltransferase; the protein is MQTSLLTPDKDPMGAAIADYYANGKATKLRVFSSMFDEDEIPVKQLFRCFEEMPATEQEALRLSSGKILDVGAGSGCHSLALQEMGKEVKAIDISPLSVDIMQKRGVKDASLQNFFSEQFTGSFDTILLLMNGSGIVGKISNLPAFFHTLKRLLAPGGCLLMDSSDLRYLFEDEDGNLEIDMEDDYYGEVDFRMQYKNIKGDRFDWLYIDFQTLSLHAANNGFKAEKIQEGEHYDYLAKISSI
- the lpxD gene encoding UDP-3-O-(3-hydroxymyristoyl)glucosamine N-acyltransferase, translated to MELSAQQIADFLGGTVDGNPEVKVSNFSKIEEGQPGTLTFLANPKYEHYIYNTEASIVLVNNDFSPAEQVTATLVKVENAYSALAMLLNLVEQSKPKKTGVSSTAFIAASATLGDDCFVGNFAYIGENVRLGKNCLIYPNTYIGDNVTIGDNCILYPHTTIYNGCKIGNNCILHAGSVIGSDGFGFAPEGENYKKIPQLGNVVLEDNVEVGANTTIDRAVMGSTIIHKGVKLDNLVQIAHNVEVGENTVMAAQVGIAGSVKIGSHCMFGGQVGLAGHIHIADHVVFGAQAGVISDIKEAKTVLGAPAIDAKNFMRSSAIFNRLPDMYRTMGQLQREIEQLKKEINK
- a CDS encoding AIR synthase related protein codes for the protein MSDQRYNLRGVSASKEDVHNAIKNIDKGIFPKAFCKIIPDILGGDPEYCNIMHADGAGTKSSLAYMYWKETGDLSVWKGIAQDALIMNIDDLLCVGAVDNILVSSTIGRNKLLIPGEVISAIINGTDELLAELREMGVGCYATGGETADVGDLVRTIIVDSTVTCRMKRANVVDNSNIQGGDVIVGMASYGQATYEKEYNGGTGSNGLTSARHDVFAKYLATKYPESYDAAVPGELVYSGGLKLTDQIEELGIDAGKLVLSPTRTYAPVIKVLLDKLRPQIHGMVHCSGGAQTKVMHFVENKRVTKNNLFPVPPLFRIIQEQSGTDWSEMYKVFNMGHRMEVYLSPEHAEEVISIAKSFNIDAQVVGFVEEADKNELIIESEKGRFVY
- the pyrF gene encoding orotidine-5'-phosphate decarboxylase; protein product: MNKQQLFENIKKKQSFLCVGLDTDIKKIPQHLLSEEDPIFTFNKAIIDATADYCVAYKPNLAFYESLGVKGMLAFEKTVTYLRENYPDQFIIADAKRGDIGNTSEMYARSFFDHIKVDAVTVAPYMGEDSVKPFLIYPEAWVILLALTSNKGSLDFQMTEDANGERLFEKVLKKSQDWATDEQMMYVVGATQGKMFLDIRKHAPNHFLLVPGVGAQGGSLQEVAQYGMNDQCGLLVNSSRAIIYVDKSEKFASFAREAAQAVQREMAGYLHDKGIIPCKA
- a CDS encoding glucosaminidase domain-containing protein, translated to MKLTIRIFCLLFFIATFAEAATHRKIPSYEKYIKTYSALAVEQQRQYRIPASITLAQGLLESGAGQSDLARRSNNHFGIKCHSDWRGGRVYHDDDLRGECFRKYKRVEDSYEDHSKFLKRSRYESLFRLKITDYKGWARGLQKCGYATDRAYANKLIKVIEDYELYRYDSGKIQKPTHQEKKKQKYPSVSYTIYKTFGLLYVYAKENDSFDQIARNLDFSVRELKKFNEVPEDFPLQKGDIVYLEKKKKKADKPHYDHVVQIGESMHSIAQKYGIQIKSLYKMNKKDKDYVPEEGDVLKLR
- the prfA gene encoding peptide chain release factor 1, producing MADNSLLGRLDGLVSRFEEVGTLITDPAVIADMKRFVKLNKEYRDLEKIVATRSEYVNTLNGIKEARQLLETEQDPEMREIAREELDTCNARIPELEEEIKLLLVPSDPEDDKNAIVEIRGGTGGDEAALFAGDLYRMYMKYCETKGWKVALSSCSEGSSGGYKEIIFTVSGEKAYGTLKYESGVHRVQRVPSTETQGRVHTSAATVAVLPEADEFDVEINEGEIKWDTFRSGGAGGQNVNKVESGVRLRYVWKNPNTGVSEEILIECTETRDQPKNKERALTRLRSFIYDKEHQKYLDDIANKRKTMVSSGDRSAKIRTYNYPQGRITDHRINYTIYNLSAFMDGDIQSCIDQLTVAENAERLKEAEL